The DNA window atatgtatatgaaaacAATAATGCGACAGTTTTTATCCCAAAAGGCGCAACAGCCTCATAAATGTGACAGTCAAGTCAGCGCGCCTGATGCGTATTTTCCAtaacattttccattttctttttcttttctgctgTTCCTATGTATACAATTCATTCATTCTATGTGACAATAAATGCGTTTCATTAAATCTTGCTGCAGCCCAAGGTGGTtttaactctctctctctctctctctctttcactctctcactctctcgctctctctattttttggctgcttttgttatttgtttatattgtttagCGGTTCAATGACTTTTGCTAAGCAAAACAacgcagaaaataaaaataatgctgcaGCGCCTTAACCCCAAGCACACATTAACCCACTGACACACTAATGCCAACTTTTGGCCTAGTTTCTAGTCTAGGGATAGGTCAGTGTGCGCCCCAATCTCTTTGCTCTAGTGGTAAACGCCCCTTGTTTTAATACAACTATTGCGAAAAAACTTTGCCGGAatttatgaataataaatgcagTCGACAGAGACTTTTGTTATCGGTTGTTCGACTTTTAACTCTTCGATATGGAGAGCGGCCAATGCAGTGCGGCAGACTTTTGTTTAATCTTTAGGCAGCcgctgattttatttataattagcgcaattttaatttcaagtttgttgacacttgacattttttttttttttttaatttttttaagtgccTTTAGCTAAGCtttgagtttttaattttaattacaacagCTGTATGTCTAGTCTAGTcattgaaattagttttttatagcatttaattgtagtttgttgttgcgtttttttttttttttatagtgcATGAACAACAATTGTGAGAAAACGCACTTATTAACATTATTGAGCATTATCATTGAGTGGGGGCGTATTCaagtctctgtctctgtcgcagtcgcagccgccGTCGCAGGCTCTCAATTAGCGTCGAGCGTttaacgtggcgtatgcgcaatcaTAATTTCTGATTGTAATTTGACCGCACACGAGATTATAGCTATGCTCTTGTTGTTATCTATGCACATAAAGcacacaatatttattaaagtcatGGTCAAGACTTGTGTGATTTCagtttttaaacatttattttattttatttattattattatttcgttGTCAACGCGACTGACTGCTGAGGTAGCCGCAGGCTGtcgaaattttaattgcctttGATTGCACAAAGTgtagcgccgccgccgccgccgccgtgaAGTGACTGTGAGTGTGACTGTGAGTGTGACTGTGACTGCTACTGTGACTGCAATGAGTCACATGTAGCAACATTATTTCCTGTTGTGCTCAGTCTATGCCCCAATCCCAATTTCTAATCAAGTTGCGTGCctcaaagcaaatttatgccGCATGCTCTGCTGATAGTCCGACTGACTTAACTGAATCACTTTTGTTCTCATTTCTCACTCAGTCAGCCCCCCACTCCGCTGCCCCCCTCTCCGGTCAGTTTGGCATATAAATTTCTGCTCGCTTGTGCATTATCGTGTCATTATTATCATCGACGACGACGCTtgttgcaacacttttgcGCATTGTTCTGCGCCCAgccatggcaacaacaataactgcaaaataaatattattaatagcaATAGCATTTATTGAACATGCACATACATGTCGACAAAGGCATGTCGACTAAGCAGCTGACGTCAGTTGTTGCTcaagaaataaaacaacaacaattaacagcAGCTGGAAAATTCGGTGTCCAATGTTCGGCAACATTCCAAACTTGAGACTCACATTAAAATAACAAGCATAAGCATAATTCACTATTcgaattcaacaatttataaaagacTTTGATGAATGAAAAGAGTACAGTACACGCTCGCTAACACGCAAATAAAAGCTATagctcaataaataaatatatatgaaaacttaaaggcaacatttttaaagtttatacaACACATTGCcctttttctataatttatttatttaatttccaacTAGCTACAGAAAgttgcaattataatttattatattggTACTTTAATTGCCAGCACACACtgtatttgaaaaatgtttgcatatagTACCAAAATATGAGCAGTTTGCTTATGCGGCTTATTTGCTAtagaattattatatatacttatgcttatatatatttaacgaGCTGAAAATAAACGACCAGTGGGGTCTTTATAATACAGTTCTAACTGATAAGTCGCTTGTGCTTATTGCCTGTGTTaagaatacaaaataaagaagACAAAACTGTTTTcactttgccatttgttgttttgttgttgaaaacaaaagaacaacaacaacaacaacaacaacatattgAGAAACTGGGCAACAACACAGAGATTGATGCTAGGGCAGCTTCAAGAGTTTTTGCTGATAAGCCTGGAATTGAGATTGAGATTTGAGAAGAAAAACAATGACAGCGCGAAGCTTCTGGAAATCAGTCAAATGATGAGACCTGCAGCAGCGATTGACGACATTTGTGTTGTCCGTTGTGTGTTCGCCTGTCAGGCTCAGTTCATAAGGTGCCACTGAACCTGATAACCGCTTCGATGTGGTTTAGCTGCAGCCAGCGAACCCCCCCCCCACGACcagccaaccacccaaccagccaaccagccaacattaatataattaaagctaatcTAACATTTCAATCAATGACGTGCCTTTCACTCTTTGCAGTTGATCGAACTCTTGACCACGTGCAGGcgcaacatgcaacaacaataaagaaatagcaaagcagcgagagcaacaacaaagcagcaacgcaGCGACGTCACAGCAGCTGAAGTCAAATTAGCAGAGACAGAGCAGacaaacttgcaacatggTGCACGGTCCGCCCGCACGCAGAAAATCCCAAGAGCAAGGCAGCTGCAATGGCGGCAACGCGCCCTGCGAACTCGAGATGGAGTCACAGCCCACTCCACCCGACGGTGGCTGGGGCTGGATGGTCGTCTTTGGCTCCTTTATGATACACATAGTTAGTAAGTAGAGCCATAATTTGATATTATACAAAGTTGACAACCaacatttcttatttttatttatacatttctgCTCTACCTTTAAATATAGTATTTGATAATAGTTCTTTTTGCAATGCTTAGCGATCTGCTCAAGTCAAGGACAGCTTGACAGACACAAGTAGTATTTTATATGGCCATAATCAGTTGTCTATATCTAATCAGCtggatttttatttaatagcacCAGTTACTTAGCTTGGCACTtggcacttgcaacatgctCAGGCCTTGATAAGCATTAATTGCAATCTGGCGCATGTTTAGGCACGCAGCCCACTccaagcataacaaaaaatcCCAGCAGATATACAGATTACTCAGATAGCACTAGCACTTTCACTTTTTCATGCCACTCCTCAGttgtaaacttttaatttttattgcgcgCTTAACGGCGCAGCGAGCGCCGACGCTTTCGCCCCACTGTGCGTAGCATTGGAATTTCTTTTCGGTTGCCAGGCGGCTTAAACCTTGTACCGCGCTGCTCATAAAGACGCAAATCAAAATGTTGTTAGCCATGTGCGATTAACGCGGCTGCTGACTACCAATAGTATATCATAAATGTTAGTCAACAGCTGATTTATGGCCAGCCAGTGCGCCGGCTCTGGGGGATTAGATAGCAACAGACAGAGTCGACAGTCGATACTGTGGGCCTAATACAcacataattgttaattgacTAATTGGTCACCTATATAGCCGTTGCTCTAATCTTATCGAGCCAGCTATAGAGTTATAGCCACGACTTGGTCATTAGTAACTAAAGAGGCCTAATTTCCGTTTTgctaacttaaatttaaatgcttcaaaggcttttgttttaatgcaaCGCAATTGCgccaaatttgttaaatagcttaagcaaattattgaattcaaaaaaaattcaaagagTGAATGCAGCAACTTACGTTTTGATAATATTATTAGGcaggcattaaataaaatagtaacaaattagcaaaataaacacTTGTGTGATCATAGCCGAATTTTTATATTGGACTGAGCGAgagaaaaacagcaacagctgtttgctttaacagcagcttcgcaaaaactgcaattattaactttatatttatgcattttaaatcaTTCAacatgcttaattaattacacCAACACAAACgcattgcaatttgcacaaCTAAAGCGCAGCTTGCGTTCGCGACTTACAAACTCGCCATATCGATATCGATAAGTTTGCTCATCGAATAAAGTGGccgcaacaattgaaatttgtcattcacaaattgtgcaataaaaattattatatttactttatcaaaaaaatgcaatttaaactcataaataaatcaaatattgtgCATTTTAGTATatagtttatgcaaattgtaataCTTAACTGCAAATGAATAAGAATGCATACAGCTGTTGCCCTAGGTCATGTATCTagtttacttatttatttgatttaatactAGAGCAACAATTActattaattactttttacCACTACTCTAGCATGACTACAAAtgtgtaattatttaatataattaaaatattctttattaGCCGATGGCATGACTTACTCCTTTGGCATGTTCTACGATGAGTTTGTCACTTATTTCAACGAGGGCAGCGGCTACACAGCCTGGATAGCCTCCATAATGGTGGGCGTTACCTTCTCATCAGGTAAGTGCGCTCCAAGGCCAAAACCCAACACACTAATCACAGCGCTCACTCATTTGTGTGTTCTCTTTTTTGCGCAGGACCCATTAGCTCCTCGTTTGTCAATCGTTATGGCTGCCGAGCGGTCACCATAGCGGGCGCCATTTTGGCCGCAGCCTGCATAATCGTGAGCATGTTTGCCCAAAATGTGGCCACGCTTATAGTAACCATAGGCTTTGGCACGGGCCTGGGCTTCGGGCTCATCTACCTGCCGGCCATAGTGAGTGTGACGCAATACTTTGAGGCGAAGCGCTCGCTGGCCACGGGCATTGCCGTCTGCGGCTCCGGCTTTGGCACATTTGTGTTTGCTCCGCTGACGGAGCATCTGATTGGCAACTATGGCTGGCGTGGCGCGATGCTAATCATTGGTGGCGTCGTGCTGAATTGCATAATCTTTGGCGCCATGTTTAGGCCACTGGAGGCGCCGCAGCCGAAGGCAACCAAAAAGGCAATAGATCAGAATACAACGCCGGCGGAGCTGGAACCGCTGAAACAGAAGCCAGTGACGGATCAGTATCTGCAGCTGCCGCTTCAAACGCAGGCAGCGCCACAGCCAGCACTCTGTCGCTCCAACAGCGTGGGCCACAACCTCAAGCCAAGCTTGGTGAGTGCTCCCAGATGGGCTGCTCCAGCTTGAACACGTTACTTAACGATTCTTTGCAGAACAACAACTCGAATGGCGCTGTGAATAGCACGGCCATTGCCGTGACAAGTCtgaagagcaacagcaatgatGACATCGCACGCAGCTTTGCCAGCCAgccgcagttgctgccactgcgcGAGGCGCATCGCGAGCACAGCGCCAGCGGCACCATGTACCGCCCAGATGCGCTCTATCAGGTAGACTAAACGCAGTTAATATGAAGGTTAAGGGCTAATCAAATCGCATATTTAAACACAGGGCTCGCTGCATAATATACCGGAGTACGTGAGCTCCAGGAATGATCTGTCGGTGCGCTCgcgctctggctctggcgccATTAAGCGCTACGGCTCGCTGCGTCAAAGCCATCCATTAGGCCACAGCCAGGTAAGCACACCCACATTAAATAACTAACTCACTAGTTGGtatcacatttaatttttaaactgacGCGATTGATACTCGGCCAGCAAGTGGATTagatagagcagcagcagcagcgccagcaggcATTGCATGGCGAAGCGCAACACGCGTGCTGGATGCACGTTGGGCCAGTGGAGCGTCAGGTGCAGCCAACGCGCATAGCGTTCATGCCACTTCTCGTTGCACTTATCGCATTCACATTTCTCTGGATAGCAACAAGCTTCTGCCACAACCATTTTGTTCTCGCTCtagaattttgttatttatgcaaaatgtttatttatgttacacacatacgtataaaacaaaagactaCTTAGCGctaggaaaaaaaaaatagtacaaaaaaaaaaagaaaaggggGATTAAgtagttggctgctgcttctagcGCATAAAGCGATAATAAAACCAGCTCAGCAGCTTATAGAGCACAAAGAGACGCAGCACATGCCAAATGAACAGTTTGCTGTAAGTGTAATTAAGTTTGATGtccttttaattaattaacgccACGGCATGCACACACAGTcaatacaaatgtatgcaatGCATTAAGTAAAACTTTAAACGTGCGTTTTATGCAATGCAGTAATCAatcaaataattgcaagtGACAAGAGTTAAAGGACGTAGCTTggcaattaaagttaaatcaaTCAATCGCGTATTATTAAACGCTTACCTACAAAGAATTAAATCAGATTTAACGTCATATAACTCTAGTCGCATATAATTATTTGGCTGTGTATTGCCGCCTCCACCAGCTGCTCCGATACCATAGCTACTACTAATTGCTTGTCCACTTACATGCGTATTAGTCGCTGCGCTAGTCCCACTGTCTTGGGATTCTCGTTCAGCAAATCTCGCCGCACGCTCTGTATCATATTATTGCATGCCGATGTCAAATGCTCTGCACTTGCCGCATTGTGGTACTCCTCCGCC is part of the Drosophila busckii strain San Diego stock center, stock number 13000-0081.31 chromosome X, ASM1175060v1, whole genome shotgun sequence genome and encodes:
- the LOC108606885 gene encoding monocarboxylate transporter 12, coding for MVHGPPARRKSQEQGSCNGGNAPCELEMESQPTPPDGGWGWMVVFGSFMIHIVTDGMTYSFGMFYDEFVTYFNEGSGYTAWIASIMVGVTFSSGPISSSFVNRYGCRAVTIAGAILAAACIIVSMFAQNVATLIVTIGFGTGLGFGLIYLPAIVSVTQYFEAKRSLATGIAVCGSGFGTFVFAPLTEHLIGNYGWRGAMLIIGGVVLNCIIFGAMFRPLEAPQPKATKKAIDQNTTPAELEPLKQKPVTDQYLQLPLQTQAAPQPALCRSNSVGHNLKPSLNNNSNGAVNSTAIAVTSLKSNSNDDIARSFASQPQLLPLREAHREHSASGTMYRPDALYQGSLHNIPEYVSSRNDLSVRSRSGSGAIKRYGSLRQSHPLGHSQELTKCCGCISCSKETHDTFAEMMNFSLLKDMIFLVFTISNFCTSIGFNIPYVYIPAHAKILGMSKTQGSYLISAIGVANTVGRIILGYIADKPWVNRLLIYNVCLTACGVATTMVPLCTDFNSLLIYCCVFGFTIGAYVGLTSVILVDLLGLDKLTNAFGLLLLFQGIASFIGAPIGGFMFDIKHSYNPAFVMAGLMIAVSGLVMFAIPPMQRYQARKPDPKLNGEQIALS